A stretch of the Alnus glutinosa chromosome 6, dhAlnGlut1.1, whole genome shotgun sequence genome encodes the following:
- the LOC133870143 gene encoding AP-2 complex subunit sigma, producing the protein MIRFILLQNRQGKTRLAKYYVPLEDSEKHKVEYEVHRLVVNRDPKFTNFVEFRTHKVIYRRYAGLFFSLCVDITDNELAYLECIHLFVEILDHFFSNVCELDLVFNFHKVYLILDEFILAGELQETSKKAIIERMGELEKLE; encoded by the exons ATG ATCCGGTTCATATTGTTACAGAACAGGCAGGGAAAGACCCGTCTAGCCAAGTACTACGTTCCTCTCGAGGATTCCGAGAAGCACAAGGTCGAATACGAG gTTCATCGATTGGTGGTGAACAGAGATCCCAAGTTCACAAATTTCGTCGAG TTCCGTACACACAAGGTGATCTACAGGCGATATGCCGGGTTATTTTTCTCGCTTTGTGTTGACATTACTGATAATGAATTGGCATATTTGGAGTGCATCCATTTATTCGTGGAAATATTGGATCACTTCTTCAGCAATGTGTGCGAGCTAGATTTGGTTTTCAACTTTCACAAG GTTTATCTGATACTTGATGAATTCATTCTAGCTGGTGAGCTCCAAGAAACAAGCAAAAAG GCGATTATTGAGAGAATGGGCGAACTGGAAAAGTTGGAGTGA
- the LOC133870807 gene encoding uncharacterized protein LOC133870807 isoform X1 encodes MDKARDVRRGASQFSPAKPHKLFAGSDSVGGDFIPSERSKKERLRRLSAVGRTSSSYKGYEMGCDVSDGEDELRVQAPSMSNGSSKRFKISRKFFDDCNGVDHTSVPRKLRSAMKKRNRESVSPPLPDSKKLNHTVSGVESHVKNGVRKPKLNMKRTPEQTLSGPITKDEEEVVETLYALAGMFPSNDVNEKSKLDGESMEEKPSALPESRESTMPSLEDSAVTKENLSSMPSLIIAEVANPSSNVERSPKETTIVDSLNEPRVQEQPDLPDSKRVRIELDSSVPQLNLHSMPILTKSESNSEKPLGDADELSLDTSRLKLPTQPETPLIERKPEIALGPAIAIASQLEQQNMIKEPTKNGPALWPGLSSVVSHSVGSHGPSVQSSAAKIQGWLDTAVASRDRSFGSGSSSGKVSKVAVNENSWKRCATHVRISHLIRIFQMPENQERLLLQPNQLKPQEGSKLGVLMAMNNFHGVRKSLNGIISPSNLCNSTTEGNSNEAKTGILQHQRLHQDQPQAALASGVYTPQKQSFDFLSLLAGGGGVEAKNSVNRAGNGLDSMSQLQVPYLHSLAQQQTLMPFSMPQARYSSAYPDQLSGAPATSHQVQLQVPPYLGSPFCGSHASPTTLTKQQQQHQHQQLQLQLQLQQHQQQQLQLQQQHQQQQLQQHQQQQCFWAAQLADQYRPVGTSTSMTQVSSWQQGRQDSPMLIPCAQAIIPPPPSSLELLGPKYTTVSQQQQHLMAITSTFPPTRLKRQDHALPAVYDETGGGFHASGALPLQLLCNERL; translated from the exons ATGGACAAAGCTCGAGACGTGAGGCGTGGAGCGAGTCAGTTCTCTCCAGCCAAGCCCCACAAGCTCTTCGCTG GGTCAGATAGTGTTGGTGGGGACTTTATACCTTCGGAAAGATCGAAGAAAGAGAGGCTAAGGAGATTGAGTGCTGTTGGTCGGACAAGCTCGAGCTACAAAGGCTACGAAATGGGTTGCGATGTGTCTGACGGAGAAGATGAGCTTCGTGTACAAGCACCGTCTATGAGTAATGGCTCTAGCAAGAGATTTAAGATTTCCAGAAAG TTTTTTGATGACTGCAATGGCGTTGATCATACCTCTGTTCCGAGAAAGCTACGGTCAG CCATGAAGAAGCGCAATCGCGAATCTGTTTCGCCACCTTTACCAGATTCAAAGAAGCTGAACCATACAGTCAGTGGAGTCGAATCGCACGTAAAGAATGGTGTAAGGAAACCCAAACTGAACATG AAACGAACCCCAGAGCAGACTCTTTCTGGGCCAATAACAAAGGATGAGGAAGAAGTAGTGGAGACCTTGTATGCATTGGCCGGAATGTTCCCAAGCAATGATGTAAATGAGAAGAGTAAATTAGACGGTGAATCTATGGAAGAAAAACCTTCTGCTTTGCCAGAGTCAAGGGAGAGTACAATGCCTTCATTGGAAG ATTCAGCAGTTACAAAAGAGAACTTGAGCTCAATGCCCAGCTTGATAATTGCTGAGGTTGCCAATCCCTCATCTAATGTGGAAAGATCTCCCAAAGAAACTACAATAGTAGACTCTTTGAATGAACCCCGTGTTCAAGAACAACCCGATTTGCCTGACAGCAAGAGAGTTCGTATAGAATTAGATTCTTCTGTTCCTCAATTGAATCTACATAGCATGCCAATCTTGACTAAGAGTGAAAGTAACAGTGAAAAGCCATTGGGTGATGCTGATGAGCTGAGCTTGGATACTAG TAGATTGAAGCTACCCACACAACCAGAGACCCCACTGATTGAGAGGAAACCAGAGATTGCATTGGGGCCA GCCATAGCCATTGCAAGTCAACTGGAACAACAAAATATGATCAAGGAGCCTACGAAAAATG GTCCAGCATTGTGGCCAGGCTTGTCTTCAGTGGTATCGCATAGTGTTGGGAGTCACGGTCCTTCTGTGCA GTCCTCTGCTGCTAAAATTCAGGGTTGGCTTGATACTGCTGTTGCCTCCAGGGACAGGTCATTTGGAAGTGGTTCTTCAAGTGGAAAG GTTTCAAAAGTGGCTGTTAATGAAAATTCATGGAAGAGGTGTGCCACTCATGTTCGCATAAGTCATCTCATTCGGATTTTTCAAATGCCAGAGAACCAAGAGAGGTTGCTATTGCAACCTAACCAATTGAAACCACAGGAAGGATCAAAGCTAGGAGTTCTTATGGCGATGAACAACTTCCATGGGGTGAGAAAAAGTTTAAATGGGATTATTTCTCCTTCCAATCTTTGCAATTCTACTACTGAAGGAAATTCAAATGAAGCTAAAACTGGTATTCTTCAGCACCAGCGGCTCCATCAAGATCAGCCCCAGGCTGCCCTGGCATCTGGGGTGTACACTCCACAGAAGCAG AGTTTCGATTTCTTGTCCTTGTTGGCTGGAGGTGGTGGGGTGGAAGCGAAGAATAGTGTGAACAGAGCTGGAAATGGGTTAGATTCTATGTCACAACTCCAGGTTCCTTATCTTCATTCTCTGGCCCAGCAGCAGACTCTTATGCCTTTCTCAATGCCCCAAGCTCGCTATTCCTCCGCTTACCCTGATCAGCTTTCAGGAGCACCAGCAACATCACATCAG GTCCAGCTTCAGGTACCTCCATATCTTGGCAGTCCATTCTGTGGTTCCCATGCAAGTCCTACAACCTTGACAAAACAACAGCAACAGCATCAGCATCAGCAACTGCAACTGCAACTGCAACTGCAACAACATCAGCAACAGCAACTGCAACTGCAACAACAACATCAGCAACAGCAACTGCAACAACATCAGCAACAGCAATGCTTTTGGGCTGCTCAGCTGGCAGATCAATACAGGCCTGTGGGAACTTCAACTTCCATGACCCAAGTTTCGAGCTGGCAACAGGGAAGGCAAGATTCTCCTATGCTGATCCCATGTGCCCAAGCCATTATCCCACCTCCCCCTTCATCCCTAGAACTACTTGGCCCCAAGTACACTACAGTTTCTCAACAGCAGCAACACCTCATGGCCATTACTTCAACGTTTCCCCCTACTCGGCTAAAAAGGCAAGACCACGCTCTCCCTGCTGTCTATGATGAGACTGGAGGTGGGTTCCATGCCAGTGGGGCACTGCCATTGCAGTTACTCTGCAATGAGCGCCTTTGA
- the LOC133870807 gene encoding uncharacterized protein LOC133870807 isoform X3, producing MDKARDVRRGASQFSPAKPHKLFAGSDSVGGDFIPSERSKKERLRRLSAVGRTSSSYKGYEMGCDVSDGEDELRVQAPSMSNGSSKRFKISRKFFDDCNGVDHTSVPRKLRSAMKKRNRESVSPPLPDSKKLNHTVSGVESHVKNGVRKPKLNMKRTPEQTLSGPITKDEEEVVETLYALAGMFPSNDVNEKSKLDGESMEEKPSALPESRESTMPSLEDSAVTKENLSSMPSLIIAEVANPSSNVERSPKETTIVDSLNEPRVQEQPDLPDSKRVRIELDSSVPQLNLHSMPILTKSESNSEKPLGDADELSLDTSRLKLPTQPETPLIERKPEIALGPAIAIASQLEQQNMIKEPTKNGPALWPGLSSVVSHSVGSHGPSVQSSAAKIQGWLDTAVASRDRSFGSGSSSGKVSKVAVNENSWKRCATHVRISHLIRIFQMPENQERLLLQPNQLKPQEGSKLGVLMAMNNFHGHQRLHQDQPQAALASGVYTPQKQSFDFLSLLAGGGGVEAKNSVNRAGNGLDSMSQLQVPYLHSLAQQQTLMPFSMPQARYSSAYPDQLSGAPATSHQVQLQVPPYLGSPFCGSHASPTTLTKQQQQHQHQQLQLQLQLQQHQQQQLQLQQQHQQQQLQQHQQQQCFWAAQLADQYRPVGTSTSMTQVSSWQQGRQDSPMLIPCAQAIIPPPPSSLELLGPKYTTVSQQQQHLMAITSTFPPTRLKRQDHALPAVYDETGGGFHASGALPLQLLCNERL from the exons ATGGACAAAGCTCGAGACGTGAGGCGTGGAGCGAGTCAGTTCTCTCCAGCCAAGCCCCACAAGCTCTTCGCTG GGTCAGATAGTGTTGGTGGGGACTTTATACCTTCGGAAAGATCGAAGAAAGAGAGGCTAAGGAGATTGAGTGCTGTTGGTCGGACAAGCTCGAGCTACAAAGGCTACGAAATGGGTTGCGATGTGTCTGACGGAGAAGATGAGCTTCGTGTACAAGCACCGTCTATGAGTAATGGCTCTAGCAAGAGATTTAAGATTTCCAGAAAG TTTTTTGATGACTGCAATGGCGTTGATCATACCTCTGTTCCGAGAAAGCTACGGTCAG CCATGAAGAAGCGCAATCGCGAATCTGTTTCGCCACCTTTACCAGATTCAAAGAAGCTGAACCATACAGTCAGTGGAGTCGAATCGCACGTAAAGAATGGTGTAAGGAAACCCAAACTGAACATG AAACGAACCCCAGAGCAGACTCTTTCTGGGCCAATAACAAAGGATGAGGAAGAAGTAGTGGAGACCTTGTATGCATTGGCCGGAATGTTCCCAAGCAATGATGTAAATGAGAAGAGTAAATTAGACGGTGAATCTATGGAAGAAAAACCTTCTGCTTTGCCAGAGTCAAGGGAGAGTACAATGCCTTCATTGGAAG ATTCAGCAGTTACAAAAGAGAACTTGAGCTCAATGCCCAGCTTGATAATTGCTGAGGTTGCCAATCCCTCATCTAATGTGGAAAGATCTCCCAAAGAAACTACAATAGTAGACTCTTTGAATGAACCCCGTGTTCAAGAACAACCCGATTTGCCTGACAGCAAGAGAGTTCGTATAGAATTAGATTCTTCTGTTCCTCAATTGAATCTACATAGCATGCCAATCTTGACTAAGAGTGAAAGTAACAGTGAAAAGCCATTGGGTGATGCTGATGAGCTGAGCTTGGATACTAG TAGATTGAAGCTACCCACACAACCAGAGACCCCACTGATTGAGAGGAAACCAGAGATTGCATTGGGGCCA GCCATAGCCATTGCAAGTCAACTGGAACAACAAAATATGATCAAGGAGCCTACGAAAAATG GTCCAGCATTGTGGCCAGGCTTGTCTTCAGTGGTATCGCATAGTGTTGGGAGTCACGGTCCTTCTGTGCA GTCCTCTGCTGCTAAAATTCAGGGTTGGCTTGATACTGCTGTTGCCTCCAGGGACAGGTCATTTGGAAGTGGTTCTTCAAGTGGAAAG GTTTCAAAAGTGGCTGTTAATGAAAATTCATGGAAGAGGTGTGCCACTCATGTTCGCATAAGTCATCTCATTCGGATTTTTCAAATGCCAGAGAACCAAGAGAGGTTGCTATTGCAACCTAACCAATTGAAACCACAGGAAGGATCAAAGCTAGGAGTTCTTATGGCGATGAACAACTTCCATGGG CACCAGCGGCTCCATCAAGATCAGCCCCAGGCTGCCCTGGCATCTGGGGTGTACACTCCACAGAAGCAG AGTTTCGATTTCTTGTCCTTGTTGGCTGGAGGTGGTGGGGTGGAAGCGAAGAATAGTGTGAACAGAGCTGGAAATGGGTTAGATTCTATGTCACAACTCCAGGTTCCTTATCTTCATTCTCTGGCCCAGCAGCAGACTCTTATGCCTTTCTCAATGCCCCAAGCTCGCTATTCCTCCGCTTACCCTGATCAGCTTTCAGGAGCACCAGCAACATCACATCAG GTCCAGCTTCAGGTACCTCCATATCTTGGCAGTCCATTCTGTGGTTCCCATGCAAGTCCTACAACCTTGACAAAACAACAGCAACAGCATCAGCATCAGCAACTGCAACTGCAACTGCAACTGCAACAACATCAGCAACAGCAACTGCAACTGCAACAACAACATCAGCAACAGCAACTGCAACAACATCAGCAACAGCAATGCTTTTGGGCTGCTCAGCTGGCAGATCAATACAGGCCTGTGGGAACTTCAACTTCCATGACCCAAGTTTCGAGCTGGCAACAGGGAAGGCAAGATTCTCCTATGCTGATCCCATGTGCCCAAGCCATTATCCCACCTCCCCCTTCATCCCTAGAACTACTTGGCCCCAAGTACACTACAGTTTCTCAACAGCAGCAACACCTCATGGCCATTACTTCAACGTTTCCCCCTACTCGGCTAAAAAGGCAAGACCACGCTCTCCCTGCTGTCTATGATGAGACTGGAGGTGGGTTCCATGCCAGTGGGGCACTGCCATTGCAGTTACTCTGCAATGAGCGCCTTTGA
- the LOC133870807 gene encoding uncharacterized protein LOC133870807 isoform X2, translated as MDKARDVRRGASQFSPAKPHKLFAGSDSVGGDFIPSERSKKERLRRLSAVGRTSSSYKGYEMGCDVSDGEDELRVQAPSMSNGSSKRFKISRKFFDDCNGVDHTSVPRKLRSAMKKRNRESVSPPLPDSKKLNHTVSGVESHVKNGVRKPKLNMKRTPEQTLSGPITKDEEEVVETLYALAGMFPSNDVNEKSKLDGESMEEKPSALPESRESTMPSLEDSAVTKENLSSMPSLIIAEVANPSSNVERSPKETTIVDSLNEPRVQEQPDLPDSKRVRIELDSSVPQLNLHSMPILTKSESNSEKPLGDADELSLDTRLKLPTQPETPLIERKPEIALGPAIAIASQLEQQNMIKEPTKNGPALWPGLSSVVSHSVGSHGPSVQSSAAKIQGWLDTAVASRDRSFGSGSSSGKVSKVAVNENSWKRCATHVRISHLIRIFQMPENQERLLLQPNQLKPQEGSKLGVLMAMNNFHGVRKSLNGIISPSNLCNSTTEGNSNEAKTGILQHQRLHQDQPQAALASGVYTPQKQSFDFLSLLAGGGGVEAKNSVNRAGNGLDSMSQLQVPYLHSLAQQQTLMPFSMPQARYSSAYPDQLSGAPATSHQVQLQVPPYLGSPFCGSHASPTTLTKQQQQHQHQQLQLQLQLQQHQQQQLQLQQQHQQQQLQQHQQQQCFWAAQLADQYRPVGTSTSMTQVSSWQQGRQDSPMLIPCAQAIIPPPPSSLELLGPKYTTVSQQQQHLMAITSTFPPTRLKRQDHALPAVYDETGGGFHASGALPLQLLCNERL; from the exons ATGGACAAAGCTCGAGACGTGAGGCGTGGAGCGAGTCAGTTCTCTCCAGCCAAGCCCCACAAGCTCTTCGCTG GGTCAGATAGTGTTGGTGGGGACTTTATACCTTCGGAAAGATCGAAGAAAGAGAGGCTAAGGAGATTGAGTGCTGTTGGTCGGACAAGCTCGAGCTACAAAGGCTACGAAATGGGTTGCGATGTGTCTGACGGAGAAGATGAGCTTCGTGTACAAGCACCGTCTATGAGTAATGGCTCTAGCAAGAGATTTAAGATTTCCAGAAAG TTTTTTGATGACTGCAATGGCGTTGATCATACCTCTGTTCCGAGAAAGCTACGGTCAG CCATGAAGAAGCGCAATCGCGAATCTGTTTCGCCACCTTTACCAGATTCAAAGAAGCTGAACCATACAGTCAGTGGAGTCGAATCGCACGTAAAGAATGGTGTAAGGAAACCCAAACTGAACATG AAACGAACCCCAGAGCAGACTCTTTCTGGGCCAATAACAAAGGATGAGGAAGAAGTAGTGGAGACCTTGTATGCATTGGCCGGAATGTTCCCAAGCAATGATGTAAATGAGAAGAGTAAATTAGACGGTGAATCTATGGAAGAAAAACCTTCTGCTTTGCCAGAGTCAAGGGAGAGTACAATGCCTTCATTGGAAG ATTCAGCAGTTACAAAAGAGAACTTGAGCTCAATGCCCAGCTTGATAATTGCTGAGGTTGCCAATCCCTCATCTAATGTGGAAAGATCTCCCAAAGAAACTACAATAGTAGACTCTTTGAATGAACCCCGTGTTCAAGAACAACCCGATTTGCCTGACAGCAAGAGAGTTCGTATAGAATTAGATTCTTCTGTTCCTCAATTGAATCTACATAGCATGCCAATCTTGACTAAGAGTGAAAGTAACAGTGAAAAGCCATTGGGTGATGCTGATGAGCTGAGCTTGGATACTAG ATTGAAGCTACCCACACAACCAGAGACCCCACTGATTGAGAGGAAACCAGAGATTGCATTGGGGCCA GCCATAGCCATTGCAAGTCAACTGGAACAACAAAATATGATCAAGGAGCCTACGAAAAATG GTCCAGCATTGTGGCCAGGCTTGTCTTCAGTGGTATCGCATAGTGTTGGGAGTCACGGTCCTTCTGTGCA GTCCTCTGCTGCTAAAATTCAGGGTTGGCTTGATACTGCTGTTGCCTCCAGGGACAGGTCATTTGGAAGTGGTTCTTCAAGTGGAAAG GTTTCAAAAGTGGCTGTTAATGAAAATTCATGGAAGAGGTGTGCCACTCATGTTCGCATAAGTCATCTCATTCGGATTTTTCAAATGCCAGAGAACCAAGAGAGGTTGCTATTGCAACCTAACCAATTGAAACCACAGGAAGGATCAAAGCTAGGAGTTCTTATGGCGATGAACAACTTCCATGGGGTGAGAAAAAGTTTAAATGGGATTATTTCTCCTTCCAATCTTTGCAATTCTACTACTGAAGGAAATTCAAATGAAGCTAAAACTGGTATTCTTCAGCACCAGCGGCTCCATCAAGATCAGCCCCAGGCTGCCCTGGCATCTGGGGTGTACACTCCACAGAAGCAG AGTTTCGATTTCTTGTCCTTGTTGGCTGGAGGTGGTGGGGTGGAAGCGAAGAATAGTGTGAACAGAGCTGGAAATGGGTTAGATTCTATGTCACAACTCCAGGTTCCTTATCTTCATTCTCTGGCCCAGCAGCAGACTCTTATGCCTTTCTCAATGCCCCAAGCTCGCTATTCCTCCGCTTACCCTGATCAGCTTTCAGGAGCACCAGCAACATCACATCAG GTCCAGCTTCAGGTACCTCCATATCTTGGCAGTCCATTCTGTGGTTCCCATGCAAGTCCTACAACCTTGACAAAACAACAGCAACAGCATCAGCATCAGCAACTGCAACTGCAACTGCAACTGCAACAACATCAGCAACAGCAACTGCAACTGCAACAACAACATCAGCAACAGCAACTGCAACAACATCAGCAACAGCAATGCTTTTGGGCTGCTCAGCTGGCAGATCAATACAGGCCTGTGGGAACTTCAACTTCCATGACCCAAGTTTCGAGCTGGCAACAGGGAAGGCAAGATTCTCCTATGCTGATCCCATGTGCCCAAGCCATTATCCCACCTCCCCCTTCATCCCTAGAACTACTTGGCCCCAAGTACACTACAGTTTCTCAACAGCAGCAACACCTCATGGCCATTACTTCAACGTTTCCCCCTACTCGGCTAAAAAGGCAAGACCACGCTCTCCCTGCTGTCTATGATGAGACTGGAGGTGGGTTCCATGCCAGTGGGGCACTGCCATTGCAGTTACTCTGCAATGAGCGCCTTTGA
- the LOC133870807 gene encoding uncharacterized protein LOC133870807 isoform X4, producing MGCDVSDGEDELRVQAPSMSNGSSKRFKISRKFFDDCNGVDHTSVPRKLRSAMKKRNRESVSPPLPDSKKLNHTVSGVESHVKNGVRKPKLNMKRTPEQTLSGPITKDEEEVVETLYALAGMFPSNDVNEKSKLDGESMEEKPSALPESRESTMPSLEDSAVTKENLSSMPSLIIAEVANPSSNVERSPKETTIVDSLNEPRVQEQPDLPDSKRVRIELDSSVPQLNLHSMPILTKSESNSEKPLGDADELSLDTSRLKLPTQPETPLIERKPEIALGPAIAIASQLEQQNMIKEPTKNGPALWPGLSSVVSHSVGSHGPSVQSSAAKIQGWLDTAVASRDRSFGSGSSSGKVSKVAVNENSWKRCATHVRISHLIRIFQMPENQERLLLQPNQLKPQEGSKLGVLMAMNNFHGVRKSLNGIISPSNLCNSTTEGNSNEAKTGILQHQRLHQDQPQAALASGVYTPQKQSFDFLSLLAGGGGVEAKNSVNRAGNGLDSMSQLQVPYLHSLAQQQTLMPFSMPQARYSSAYPDQLSGAPATSHQVQLQVPPYLGSPFCGSHASPTTLTKQQQQHQHQQLQLQLQLQQHQQQQLQLQQQHQQQQLQQHQQQQCFWAAQLADQYRPVGTSTSMTQVSSWQQGRQDSPMLIPCAQAIIPPPPSSLELLGPKYTTVSQQQQHLMAITSTFPPTRLKRQDHALPAVYDETGGGFHASGALPLQLLCNERL from the exons ATGGGTTGCGATGTGTCTGACGGAGAAGATGAGCTTCGTGTACAAGCACCGTCTATGAGTAATGGCTCTAGCAAGAGATTTAAGATTTCCAGAAAG TTTTTTGATGACTGCAATGGCGTTGATCATACCTCTGTTCCGAGAAAGCTACGGTCAG CCATGAAGAAGCGCAATCGCGAATCTGTTTCGCCACCTTTACCAGATTCAAAGAAGCTGAACCATACAGTCAGTGGAGTCGAATCGCACGTAAAGAATGGTGTAAGGAAACCCAAACTGAACATG AAACGAACCCCAGAGCAGACTCTTTCTGGGCCAATAACAAAGGATGAGGAAGAAGTAGTGGAGACCTTGTATGCATTGGCCGGAATGTTCCCAAGCAATGATGTAAATGAGAAGAGTAAATTAGACGGTGAATCTATGGAAGAAAAACCTTCTGCTTTGCCAGAGTCAAGGGAGAGTACAATGCCTTCATTGGAAG ATTCAGCAGTTACAAAAGAGAACTTGAGCTCAATGCCCAGCTTGATAATTGCTGAGGTTGCCAATCCCTCATCTAATGTGGAAAGATCTCCCAAAGAAACTACAATAGTAGACTCTTTGAATGAACCCCGTGTTCAAGAACAACCCGATTTGCCTGACAGCAAGAGAGTTCGTATAGAATTAGATTCTTCTGTTCCTCAATTGAATCTACATAGCATGCCAATCTTGACTAAGAGTGAAAGTAACAGTGAAAAGCCATTGGGTGATGCTGATGAGCTGAGCTTGGATACTAG TAGATTGAAGCTACCCACACAACCAGAGACCCCACTGATTGAGAGGAAACCAGAGATTGCATTGGGGCCA GCCATAGCCATTGCAAGTCAACTGGAACAACAAAATATGATCAAGGAGCCTACGAAAAATG GTCCAGCATTGTGGCCAGGCTTGTCTTCAGTGGTATCGCATAGTGTTGGGAGTCACGGTCCTTCTGTGCA GTCCTCTGCTGCTAAAATTCAGGGTTGGCTTGATACTGCTGTTGCCTCCAGGGACAGGTCATTTGGAAGTGGTTCTTCAAGTGGAAAG GTTTCAAAAGTGGCTGTTAATGAAAATTCATGGAAGAGGTGTGCCACTCATGTTCGCATAAGTCATCTCATTCGGATTTTTCAAATGCCAGAGAACCAAGAGAGGTTGCTATTGCAACCTAACCAATTGAAACCACAGGAAGGATCAAAGCTAGGAGTTCTTATGGCGATGAACAACTTCCATGGGGTGAGAAAAAGTTTAAATGGGATTATTTCTCCTTCCAATCTTTGCAATTCTACTACTGAAGGAAATTCAAATGAAGCTAAAACTGGTATTCTTCAGCACCAGCGGCTCCATCAAGATCAGCCCCAGGCTGCCCTGGCATCTGGGGTGTACACTCCACAGAAGCAG AGTTTCGATTTCTTGTCCTTGTTGGCTGGAGGTGGTGGGGTGGAAGCGAAGAATAGTGTGAACAGAGCTGGAAATGGGTTAGATTCTATGTCACAACTCCAGGTTCCTTATCTTCATTCTCTGGCCCAGCAGCAGACTCTTATGCCTTTCTCAATGCCCCAAGCTCGCTATTCCTCCGCTTACCCTGATCAGCTTTCAGGAGCACCAGCAACATCACATCAG GTCCAGCTTCAGGTACCTCCATATCTTGGCAGTCCATTCTGTGGTTCCCATGCAAGTCCTACAACCTTGACAAAACAACAGCAACAGCATCAGCATCAGCAACTGCAACTGCAACTGCAACTGCAACAACATCAGCAACAGCAACTGCAACTGCAACAACAACATCAGCAACAGCAACTGCAACAACATCAGCAACAGCAATGCTTTTGGGCTGCTCAGCTGGCAGATCAATACAGGCCTGTGGGAACTTCAACTTCCATGACCCAAGTTTCGAGCTGGCAACAGGGAAGGCAAGATTCTCCTATGCTGATCCCATGTGCCCAAGCCATTATCCCACCTCCCCCTTCATCCCTAGAACTACTTGGCCCCAAGTACACTACAGTTTCTCAACAGCAGCAACACCTCATGGCCATTACTTCAACGTTTCCCCCTACTCGGCTAAAAAGGCAAGACCACGCTCTCCCTGCTGTCTATGATGAGACTGGAGGTGGGTTCCATGCCAGTGGGGCACTGCCATTGCAGTTACTCTGCAATGAGCGCCTTTGA